In Juglans regia cultivar Chandler chromosome 13, Walnut 2.0, whole genome shotgun sequence, the following proteins share a genomic window:
- the LOC108997369 gene encoding uncharacterized protein LOC108997369 has product MALAANTVVISQNRALGFPSSKLLSNLHSHLHTHSSSFQQRIRRIPISTTTASSSITKATLSDVQLRDLNPVSTTTTWSEFSRNVSGEWDGYGADFSAEGKPSELPESVVPEAYREWEVKVFDWQTQCPTLAEPEERLLVYKSIKLLPTVGCEADAATRYSIDERIIGGVEDDNKVSAFAYHASGSYVAVWPIEDMGTSKLLELEYCLVNPQDRESRVRIIQVVRVDRTKMGLQNVKVFREQWYGPFRNGEQLGGCAIRDSGFAATETMEASEVAGVWQGPHAVASFDVFQTDFLREVVGDSVRKSVRVESDLILLPKQLWCSLKESEDDETCSEVGWLFDHGRAITSRCIFSAAKLKEVSISCETRAAEDA; this is encoded by the exons ATGGCATTAGCTGCGAATACCGTCGTAATATCACAAAATAGAGCCTTGGGTTTCCCttcttcaaagcttctttcaAATCTTCATTCCCATTTACACACACACTCTTCCTCCTTCCAACAACGTATCCGTCGGATTCCTATCTCCACCACTACTGCATCTTCCTCTATCACGAAGGCCACCCTCTCAGATGTTCAGCTTCGAGACCTCAATCCCGTCTCCACCACCACTA CGTGGTCGGAGTTTTCGAGGAATGTGTCGGGTGAATGGGATGGTTATGGAGCGGACTTCTCAGCGGAAGGGAAACCGAGTGAACTTCCCGAGTCTGTTGTACCAGAAGCTTACAGGGAGTGGGAGGTGAAGGTGTTTGATTGGCAAACTCAGTGTCCAACCCTTGCTGAGCCAGAGGAGCGCCTTCTTGTTTACAAGTCAATCAAGTTACTTCCCACAGTTGGATGCGAAGCCGATGCTGCCACGCGGTATAGCATAGATGAGAGAATTATCGGTGGGGTAGAAGATGACAACAAAGTCTCTGCCTTCGCATATCATGCCAGTGGAAGCTACGTAGCTGTATGGCCGATTGAGGATATGGGCACGTCTAAATTGTTGGAGTTGGAGTACTGTTTGGTTAATCCTCAAGATCGGGAGTCCCGTGTGAGGATAATTCAGGTTGTCCGTGTAGATAGAACGAAGATGGGGTTACAGAATGTTAAAGTTTTTCGTGAGCAGTGGTACGGGCCTTTCAGAAATGGGGAACAGTTGGGTGGTTGTGCTATCCGGGATTCTGGATTTGCTGCTACTGAGACCATGGAAGCGTCAGAAGTTGCTGGTGTTTGGCAGGGACCTCATGCTGTTGCCAGTTTCGATGTTTTTCAGACC GACTTTCTTCGAGAAGTTGTAGGTGACAGTGTACGGAAGTCAGTGAGGGTTGAATCTGACCTTATATTGCTTCCCAAGCAACTGTGGTGCTCACTTAAAGAAAGCGAAGATGATGAGACTTGTAGTGAAGTGGGATGGCTCTTTGATCATGGACGTGCAATCACATCTAGGTGCATCTTCTCTGCTGCAAAGTTGAAG GAAGTGTCGATATCATGTGAAACCAGAGCTGCAGAGGATGCATAG